Proteins encoded by one window of Aphis gossypii isolate Hap1 chromosome X, ASM2018417v2, whole genome shotgun sequence:
- the LOC114131720 gene encoding run domain Beclin-1-interacting and cysteine-rich domain-containing protein — MEELPAILDHLKSTVECLSMSTQTNTWEVCGGLDRLHSIMMNIFSHGCLTINSNAEDAVWHFIQGLNWLHPTVASLCTFSRNTYSKNEHLDKSSLWIYKSLENHSLSEKLGLLLSDKDHLYKCYKPEAYLCQKEYSDAALLCLRVVELNQPSLLLEINPKLYLNSSSKNEHCTTLPKLLYKQTHSKYFEQLGSLTNNLTHKSSENTNEHNMNPRHHNDLPKHKIKHLSKRQCYKSWPDIYKTFDHLKLKRSLSFDTLHTSDYSFDCTHKAATIGNTAQVTLPKLLDVNYEQLLNDNENSNKHQILNSDSPKRTKRRSKLFTLPLKILEESDDDTRSNISDGSRTLIPYDEFPPSKYVGTCGLVSSYFPDQDLFKFLSSGQFLQANAELDRENAHFKISEAIIGTIEQIKCNQKLKFTDEVIDESDEEINRLKHRIRCRRKQKLQIEQTPTAGTSSSDGLTESTMSSLTSSYCSTTSSMSTTDDMDEFELDDDSICSSSMFSVCSSSAGSSSYLNADRMRSASVCSTVTAESVARSLIRQISQKNNWPVDVNVQWLISENDVPQRILPLPSSWPVNPHESTDERSEASSRLRGTSDWAPPRPQIIFTSHPSPIRKNIMELQGYRCAGCSMKVAVKYASKFRYCFYLGRYFCTGCHVDKTAIIPGRIIGKWDFSKYPVSCFSFNLLEKMLFDPLFNITDLNSVLYKRARGLDKVRTYRMQLYYIKDFIFLCRYADRLKELLEIMDAHIILKPDLYSIQNLVDVKNGELGKKLQNLIAACNKHVMNCQLCQARGFLCEICNNNKILFPWDFRFVTRCVDCGSCYHKKCYDSRKVPMCPRCPRIMAMFKRTETQNDQNTVV; from the exons ATGGAAGAACTGCCAGCGATACTAGATCATCTGAAATCTACTGTAGAATGTTTGTCTATGTCCACTCAAACCAATACTTGGGAAGTATGTGGTGGCTTAGACCGATTACATTCAattatgatgaatatttttagcCATGGatgtttaacaataaattcaaat gCTGAAGATGCTGTTTGGCATTTTATTCAAGGGCTCAATTGGTTGCACCCAACAGTAGCCTCACTATGCACATTTTCTAGAAATACATATTCTAAAAACGAACATTTGGATAAATCATCATTATGGATTTATAAAAG tcTTGAAAATCATTCACTATCTGAAAAACTTGGATTGTTATTGTCTGACAAAGATCATCTGTATAAATGTTACAAGCCAGAAGCTTATTTATGTCAAAAAGAATATAGTGATGCTGCATTATTATGTCTAAGAGTTGTTGAATTAAATCAACCGTCTTTATTACTGGAAATCAATCCTAAATTA tatttaaattcttcATCTAAAAATGAACATTGTACTACTTTGCCGAAATTGTTGTATAAGCAAACACATAGTAAATATTTCGAACAATTGGGATCATTGACAAATAATTTGACGCATAAGTCTTCTGAAAACacaaatgaacataatatgaatCCTAGACATCATAATGATTTACCTAAGCATAAAATTAAGCACTTGTCTAAAAGACAATGCTATAAAAGTTGGCCAGATATTTATAAGACATTTGATCATCTAAAACTCAAACGGTCATTGAGTTTTGACACATTGCATACATCTGACTACTCATTCGATTGTACCCACAAGGCTGCTACAATAGGAAATACAGCACAGGTTACGCTCCCGAAGTTATTAGATGTAAATTATGAACAGCTTCTAAACGATaatgaaaattcaaacaaacatCAGATATTAAATAGTGATTCACCCAAACGAACTAAACGACGGTCAAAGTTATTTACACttccattgaaaatattagaaGAATCTGATGACGACACTCGAAGCAATATATCTGACGGGTCCAGAACTTTAATACCTTATGATGAATTTCCGCCTTCAAAGTATGTGGGAACGTGTGGATTAGTATCTTCATATTTTCCTGATCAAGATTTGTTCAAGTTTTTATCTTCTGGACAGTTTCTTCAAGCCAATGCTGAACTTGATCGTGAAAATgcacatttcaaaatttctgAAGCAATCATTGGCACTATTGAAcaa ATTAAATGcaatcaaaaattgaaattcactGACGAAGTGATTGATGAGAGCGACGAAGAGATAAATAGGCTGAAACACAGAATCCGTTGTCGacgtaaacaaaaattacagaTCGAACAGACGCCGACCGCCGGCACATCATCATCCGATGGCTTGACCGAAT ccACGATGAGTTCGCTGACGTCTTCTTATTGCTCAACTACATCTAGCATGTCCACCACGGACGATATGGATGAGTTTGAGTTGGATGATGACAGTATTTGTTCGTCGTCTATGTTCTCTGTGTGCAGTTCATCGGCGGGCTCATCGTCATACTTGAATGCAGACCGAATGCGGTCTGCCAGCGTGTGTTCGACGGTCACAGCAGAAAGTGTTGCGCGGTCATTAATTCGTCAGATCAGCCAAAAGAACAACTGGCCCGTCGACGTCAATGTTCAGTGGCTAATATCAGAAAATGATGTCCCGCAACGG ATTTTACCTTTGCCATCGAGCTGGCCCGTTAACCCGCATGAATCTACTGATGAACGTTCGGAAGCTTCGTCTCGCTTGCGAGGTACTAGTGATTGGGCACCGCCACGGCCGCAAATTATATTCACTAGTCATCCATCGCCAat tAGGAAAAACATAATGGAATTACAAGGTTATAGATGTGCGGGTTGTAGTATGAAAGTGGCAGTAAAATATGCTTCGAAGTTCCGTTATTGCTTTTATTTGGGTCGTTATTTTTGCACAGGATGTCATGTAGATAAAACTGCCATCATACCCGGTCGGATAATCGGAAAATGGGATTTTTCGAA GTATCCGGTGTCGTGTTTCTCGTTCAATCTGCTTgagaaaatgttatttgatCCGCTGTTTAACATAACCGACTTAAATAGCGTTTTGTACAAGCGCGCCCGAGGCCTAGACAAAGTTCGAACGTACAGAATGCAATTGTATTACATCAAAGATTTCATATTCTTATGCAGATATGCCGACag attaaaagaGTTATTGGAAATTATGGACGCCCATATAATACTTAAGCCGGACTTGTATTCTATTCAAAACCTGGTGGATGTCAAAAATGGAGAGCTcggtaaaaaattacaaaacctAATCGCTGCCTGTAATAAACACGTTATGAATTgtcag ttatgccAAGCAAGAGGGTTTCTTTGTgaaatttgcaacaacaacaaaatactTTTTCCTTGGGACTTCAGATTTGTTACGAGATGTGTGGACTGTGGGTCATGTTATCATAAAAAGTGTTACGATTCAAGGAAAGTACCAATGTGTCCTCGGTGTCCTAGGATTATGGCTATGTTTAAAAGAACAGAAACTCAAAACGATCAGAATACTGTTGTATAA